The Acutalibacter muris genomic sequence TTTGTGCCGGACGAGTTGAGACTGCCCCGGGGGTGCACGCTGCTCTCTATGGGCAGGCAGCTCTCGGGGCTGTACCCAGCCTGGGACGAGGCCTGGTTTACGGAACTCTGTATGCGGTTCCCGGTGAACGAGAAGGCCCGCTTCCAGACCTTGAGCAAGGGCAACAAGCGCCAGGCGGGGCTGATACTGGCCCTGGCAAGCCGCCCGGAGGTGCTTCTCCTGGACGAAATATTCGACGGCCTCGACCCGGTGGTGCGCAAGCTTGTGAAGCAGCTTATCGCCCAGGAGGTGGCCGACCGGCAGATGACGGTGGTGCTGGCCTCCCATAACCTTCGGGAGATGGAGGATTTCTGCGACACCCTGGCCCTATTGCACAAGGGCGGGCTGATACTTGAAAAGGAGCTGGACGAGCTCTCCCTGCATTTACAGCGGGTACAGGCAGTGTTTACCCAAGCGCCGCCCATAGAGCAGCTAAAGCAAAGGCTCTGCATCACGACCTTTGAGCAGACAGGCTCACTTATCACCTTCGTGGCCCGGGGCACCAGGGAGGACGTTTTAAAGACCCTGGACGAGTTCGAACCTACCTTTAAGGAGACGGTGCCACTGTCTCTTGAGGAGGTATTTATCAGCGAAATGGAGGCGGCTGGTTATGACATTGACAAGATCCTTGGATAAGCGCGGCGGCTTTATAGCCGTGTTCCTCTGGCAGCTCCGGCGCGGCCTGCCCGCCGCCCTGCTGTACTGGGCACTGATGGTGGGGCTGACGGTCTGGAATTACATTTTGGGCCATGGCTACGGAGAGGATAGGTATATCATGGAGGCGGTAATCACCGGCTTCGCTTTCCTTGCGCCTTTTATATACCTGGGCGACTGCTTCTCCCGGCGGCAGGCGGACTTTATCCACGCCCTGCCTGTTCCCCGGGGACAGATGTACCTGGCGGCGGTGCTGAATGTCTTCTGGCAGATACTGCTGCCCATAATACCCTGCCGGCTGTTTACAGGGTACGCACAGCGTTTGGCACACTTAATGTATATCGA encodes the following:
- a CDS encoding ABC transporter ATP-binding protein, producing the protein MIKCKQLTKRFGEFAALNSVDLSVQTGSIFGLVGSNGAGKSTLLRTLAGVYRPDGGEATVNSQQVFENREIKSKLRFVPDELRLPRGCTLLSMGRQLSGLYPAWDEAWFTELCMRFPVNEKARFQTLSKGNKRQAGLILALASRPEVLLLDEIFDGLDPVVRKLVKQLIAQEVADRQMTVVLASHNLREMEDFCDTLALLHKGGLILEKELDELSLHLQRVQAVFTQAPPIEQLKQRLCITTFEQTGSLITFVARGTREDVLKTLDEFEPTFKETVPLSLEEVFISEMEAAGYDIDKILG